One genomic window of Amphiura filiformis chromosome 3, Afil_fr2py, whole genome shotgun sequence includes the following:
- the LOC140147075 gene encoding protein mono-ADP-ribosyltransferase PARP14-like, translated as MQSSILWGKSCLWEVDFNTWILGFSIGTSKTVPDINKTTAGNLPSKYIIHAYLSNADKVKKITHEILKLAEKEGMKSVSFPALGTGNIGGSPHQVAPALIDAIGEFATNEKPKSLQLVKLVIFQADMIPVFEDTLKTKSGDSFKKPEGAWKRGINMVGAVLKYATGSGAGPGKKDDAEHDIRKKKPKEEQDVLILLIVARDASKIDKAVKRIEEYIQDEYYSEEVVPVEGEDSVLEDGMMGAIRIIGKKHKVRISTGKKGIIVEGPKAAVLGTKADIISEFARIQGEEKRRAKELLLSKEVQWRYKSDTGIYDDYDEEINARLEKAYQNKEASIELDMEEGKIQIDLVKMVEIDVTGNEVQINRADLSIEKSNLPSNWIPMDESSNLEVVKLTQGSPEYNDVEQSFKAGYPNANIVQIDRIQNKEIYTQYTARKEQMKARLGMETERLLYHGTSQDTVDKINMRGFNRSYCGKNAVVFGKGTYFARDLSYSAQDRYSQRDANNQKYIYICKVQIPIETTEPSDEDQDDDIDIDSISDDESEYEDDSDDDGD; from the exons ATGCAATCGTCAATACTGTGGGGAAAGAGCTGTCTTTGGGAGGTAGATTTCAATACGTGGATCCTAGGTTTCTCTATCGGAA CCTCGAAAACTGTGCCTGACATCAACAAGACGACTGCTGGAAATCTTCCAAGCAAATACATCATACATGCGTACCTATCCAACGCTGACAAAGTGAAGAAAATAACACACGAGATACTAAAGCTGGCTGAAAAGGAAGGAATGAAGTCGGTGTCCTTTCCGGCCCTAGGAACTG GCAACATTGGTGGATCACCTCATCAAGTTGCACCGGCATTGATCGATGCTATCGGGGAATTCGCAACTAATGAAAAACCAAAAAGTCTTCAGCTTGTCAAGTTAGTCATATTCCAAGCAGATATGATCCCTGTGTTTGAAGATACGTTGAAGACCAAATCTGGTGATTCATTTAAGAAACCTGAAGGAGCATGGAAACGTGGAATAA ATATGGTGGGGGCCGTGTTGAAGTATGCCACTGGATCTGGAGCTGGACCTGGTAAAAAAGATGACGCAGAGCACGATATTCGGAAAAAGAAACCGAAGGAAGAGCAAGACGTATTGATACTGCTTATCGTCGCTCGGGATGCAAGCAAGATTGACAAGGCTGTGAAACGTATTGAAGAATACATTCAAGATGAGTACTATTCAGAG GAAGTGGTACCCGTGGAAGGAGAAGATTCTGTACTTGAAGACGGCATGATGGGAGCAATCAGGATCATTGGGAAGAAGCACAAG GTCAGAATTTCCACCGGTAAAAAAGGAATTATAGTGGAGGGACCAAAAGCCGCAGTTCTTGGGACCAAAGCAGATATTATATCCGAGTTTGCTCGCATTCAAGGAGAAGAAAAACGTAGAGCAAAGGAATTACTCCTAAGCAAAGAG GTTCAGTGGCGATACAAGTCGGACACTGGTATTTACGATGACTACGATGAAGAAATAAATGCTCGCTTGGAAAAGGCCTATCAGAATAAGGAGGCGTCAATTGAACTTGACATGGAAGAGGGAAAAATCCAAATAGATTTGGTGAAAATGGTGGAAATAGATGTCACAGGAAATGAAGTACAGATTAATCGAGCAGACCTCAGTATAG AAAAAAGCAACTTACCCAGTAATTGGATACCAATGGATGAAAGCAGCAACCTGGAAGTCGTAAAATTGACCCAAGGAAGTCCTGAATACAATGACGTGGAACAGTCATTTAAGGCTGGTTATCCAAATGCCAATATAGTTCAG ATTGATCGAATTCAAAACAAAGAGATATATACTCAGTACACAGCCAGGAAGGAGCAAATGAAAGCGCGACTCGGAATGGAAACAGAACGTCTTCTCTACCATGGCACATCACAAGATACTGTAGACAAGATCAATATGAGAGGCTTCAATCGCAGCTACTGTGGAAAGAATG CGGTGGTGTTTGGTAAAGGAACGTACTTTGCCAGGGATCTTTCATATTCAGCTCAGGACCGATACTCGCAGCGGGACGCAAACAACCAGAAATACATCTATATCTGCAAAGT
- the LOC140148081 gene encoding protein mono-ADP-ribosyltransferase PARP14-like: MYFESPRKSGGGEIEEFEMSPSGLNAIIKFKEALVTERVLERSHKLQGCSLRVEEHKRVDTYGAQATTQEHFQAQSPVIEVSGFDSSMSEDMLTLYFENERKSGGGEIKSVKFNRTHTTATITFAEMSVTDRVLKKSHSFAGQTMTVAEKKEETRESFSSSDEQDSPVRVLEVSGYKSSTSEDMLLMYFENKRRSGGGDIDDIEMDQRKTRATITFAEQTVIDRVVKKSHKLDGVQLTVIEKQAQPPRPIDNHRILLKGIPEDVTQETLMLYIENRTDIDDQPQIVYGEQPGTIMLCYEQEIQDIDSVIKQFDKRKLKKSKVSAEQVKATDGVLVQDLKADTSRDMIELYFENHRKSGGGPVSDVEMNEDENTAFVTFEDWKIVNRVTSRTHNLSGQRLTVTAHYECLGTVVSTEGPVPVVPKPMQHPVSQELMKHITEKQTSLFADEMKKYNAEVSWPCNGDRSKALIKPLPSGSDDRSVWKQWKPNVTSQFALFLERFKEDSIIVPKNIWADLSDLLPELELGNVDVDEIGNKSTLRVIGMTLDVSKAKEIIDKNIEELKAKADREANTIEKTHKLAPLKMKIFMMFAIKDELGQQFRDVHIITKDDKNEIVFKGVRGDVSETVVAMYQVFETLGTRTFKAGQNVTEFVSKFCDVVNGVLTSQNVEAVCDVEDGKVTVYGRDRSHTDRALGILQKDIIFKTMPISSDYTMKVLQSKKGADAINAINDGAEVIVRLESSNRQVLVTGLSEKVEDAIIQIGQFLDENVIIEKLIPLPSSHVKFVLKECGKELSEMRNKYPEVNMLPEMKGKKSGFLIKGNENGITGVTRMFETLKSKLVERKHTVDKAGMPELLRDPKGQRFLQSVASECNCHINTPGEAEVDDDDIISDKTGVPQTLCHVTTPKGYRLLVCQGDLTKTNVDAIVNAANPRLMHIGGLAKAIAVAGGPSIQEESIAIIRKIGRNLNTSEAVCTGPGQLPCRHVIHVCGPTWPKSRGDGPATHSQEEDLLYDAVTNSLREAHAKNLTSIAIPAISTGVYGFPIKLCAELVVEATINFMARKTSLKEIRFTNIASEQSIAFQNALKAKFGKDVIDGSTTVKKSEKRLPMPAPRSVASARPAKPASNIIMFTKKSSDTLTTKEGKDVTLKKGSLATEKADVIVNTTAGEMDLTRGNVSKALLAAAGSNLQQLCDAQVLQSDGSRRDVVAGDFIETGPANLQCQKVYHSHCPSFKEKDASKILQSMIKKILVQANKSGMASISIPAIGTGNLGFPRDVTARVMYEAVAEFSKENATSSLIDIRFWVYDKDIPTIQAFETEMQQRTAIAPIPTSAADTTIPQKKKPKRKLKKSASTKSLPVPEPYEVEEPIVEAPVMESYPSGDVGVVHQKLNLAQLQ, translated from the exons ATGTATTTTGAAAGTCCGAGGAAGTCTGGAGGAGGGGAGATAGAAGAATTTGAAATGAGTCCGTCTGGTTTGAACGCCATAATAAAGTTCAAGGAAGCATTAG TCACTGAAAGAGTACTTGAAAGGTCTCATAAGCTTCAGGGATGTTCACTTCGAGTTGAAGAACACAAACGTGTCGATACGTACGGGGCTCAAGCAACAACGCAAGAACATTTCCAAGCACAGTCACCAGTTATTGAAGTATCTGGATTTGACTCTTCTATGAGTGAAGACATGCTGacattgtattttgaaaatgaacGGAAATCTGGTGGAGGTGAAATTAAATCTGTCAAGTTTAATCGCACGCATACAACAGCGACCATAACGTTTGCAGAAATGTCAG TGACTGACCGAGTGTTAAAGAAATCGCACAGCTTCGCGGGACAAACTATGACCGTCGCGGAAAAGAAGGAAGAAACCAGAGAGTCTTTTAGCAGTAGCGATGAACAAGACAGTCCTGTCAGAGTATTAGAGGTGTCAGGTTACAAGTCTAGTACAAGTGAAGATATGCTGTTGATGTACTTTGAAAACAAGCGTAGATCCGGAGGCGGTGATATCGACGACATAGAAATGGACCAGAGAAAGACCAGAGCAACTATAACATTCGCAGAACAAACAG TCATCGATCGTGTTGTGAAGAAATCACACAAACTTGACGGAGTCCAATTGACTGTGATTGAGAAACAAGCCCAGCCACCTCGTCCGATCGATAATCACAGAATCCTCCTGAAAGGGATTCCAGAAGACGTCACGCAAGAAACATTGATGCTTTATATCGAAAACAGAACAGATATTGATGACCAGCCGCAAATTGTTTATGGGGAGCAACCTGGAACAATAATGCTCTGCTATGAGCAAGAAATACAAG ATATTGACTCGGTTATTAAACAGTTTGATAAACGAAAACTCAAGAAGTCAAAAGTCTCTGCTGAACAAGTGAAAGCAACCGACGGGGTTCTTGTTCAGGACCTGAAGGCGGATACATCTAGGGATATGATAGAACTGTACTTTGAAAATCATCGCAAGAGTGGAGGAGGACCAGTAAGCGACGTGGAGATGAATGAAGATGAAAACACTgcatttgttacttttgaagactggaaaa TTGTCAACAGAGTTACATCAAGAACACACAATCTTTCGGGACAGAGGCTGACCGTGACAGCCCACTATGAGTGTCTAGGAACAGTTGTTTCTACAGAGGGGCCAGTACCTGTTGTTCCAAAACCAATGCAGCATCCGGTTAGCCAGGAGTTGATGAAGCATATTACGGAAAAACAAACGTCACTGTTTGCTGATGAGATGAAGAAATATAACGCCGAAGTGTCTTGGCCTTGTAACGGCGATAGGTCGAAAGCTCTTATCAAGCCTCTACCAAGTGGAAGTGACGATCGTAGTGTATGGAAACAATGGAAACCCAATGTTACATCGCAATTTGCCTTATTTCTTGAGAGATTTAAGGAAGATTCCATCATTGTGCCTAAAAATATTTGGGCCGATCTGTCCGACCTACTCCCAGAACTTGAACTGGGAAATGTTGACGTCGATGAAATAGGAAACAAAAGTACTTTACGAGTAATAGGGATGACATTGGATGTCAGCAAGGCAAAGGAAATAATTGACAAAAACATTGAAGAATTGAAAGCAAAAGCCGACAGGGAAGCGAACACAATAGAAAAGACTCATAAGTTAGCACCCTTGAAGATGAAGATATTCATGATGTTTGCAATCAAAGACGAATTAGGCCAACAGTTTCGAGACGTGCATATTATCACCAAAGATGATAAGAATGAAATCGTTTTCAAGGGTGTTCGCGGAGACGTTTCGGAAACGGTAGTAGCTATGTATCAAGTTTTTGAAACACTCGGTACACGTACGTTTAAAGCAGGGCAAAACGTAACCGAATTTGTCAGTAAGTTTTGTGATGTAGTCAATGGAGTTTTGACAAGTCAAAATGTTGAAGCAGTCTGTGACGTAGAAGACGGGAAGGTCACCGTGTATGGTAGGGATCGTTCACATACAGATAGAGCTCTTGGCATCTTACAAAAAGATATAATATTCAAGACCATGCCAATTAGTAGCGATTATACTATGAAGGTATTGCAATCAAAGAAGGGTGCTGATGCTATCAACGCTATAAATGATGGTGCAGAAGTAATTGTCCGTCTGGAATCTTCCAATCGTCAGGTTCTAGTCACGGGATTATCAGAAAAGGTCGAGGATGCTATCATCCAGATCGGTCAATTCCTGGACGAAAATGTTATCATTGAGAAGCTGATTCCACTTCCTTCTTCACATGTTAAATTCGTCCTTAAAGAATGTGGAAAGGAATTATCTGAAATGCGCAACAAATACCCAGAAGTTAACATGTTACCGGAAATGAAAGGAAAGAAGAGTGGCTTCTTGATCAAAGGCAACGAAAATGGTATCACGGGAGTTACTCGTATGTTTGAAACTCTCAAATCAAAATTGGTTGAGCGGAAGCATACCGTGGATAAAGCAGGAATGCCAGAACTTCTTCGAGATCCGAAAGGGCAAAGATTTCTTCAAAGCGTTGCTAGTGAATGCAATTGTCACATAAACACGCCAGGTGAAGCGGAAGTTGACGATGATGACATTATTAGTGACAAAACCGGTGTTCCTCAAACACTGTGCCATGTTACGACACCTAAAGGATATCGTCTTCTGGTGTGTCAGGGTGATTTAACGAAGACAAACGTTGATGCTATAGTCAACGCAGCCAACCCAAGATTGATGCACATTGGAGGACTTGCGAAGGCAATAGCTGTAGCCG GAGGCCCATCGATTCAAGAAGAAAGTATAGCAATCATCAGGAAAATAGGAAGAAATCTCAATACATCAGAGGCAGTCTGCACAGGTCCAGGGCAGCTACCATGCCGACATGTCATCCATGTGTGTGGACCAACATGGCCCAAAAGTCGTGGTGATGGTCCAGCGACTCATTCGCAGGAGGAAGACTTGTTGTATGACGCCGTGACCAACTCACTTAGGGAGGCACACGCTAAGAACCTAACGTCGATAGCGATTCCAGCTATCAGTACAGGTGTTTATGGTTTTCCCATAAAGTTGTGTGCAGAATTGGTCGTTGAAGCAACAATTAACTTCATGGCAAGAAAAACGTCGCTGAAAGAAATTCGGTTCACCAACATTGCCAGTGAACAGAGTATAGCGTTTCAAAACGCATTGAAGGCGAAGTTTGGAAAGGATGTAATTGATGGTTCAACAACAGTTAAAA AATCTGAAAAACGGCTCCCAATGCCCGCACCAAGGTCCGTGGCTTCAGCCAGGCCAGCAAAACCAGCATCAAATATCATCATGTTCACGAAGAAGTCTTCTGATACGCTTACAACAAAGGAGGGAAAGGACGTAACTCTTAAGAAAGGCAGCTTAGCCACTGAAAAG GCAGATGTAATAGTAAACACAACAGCAGGTGAAATGGACCTCACCAGAGGAAATGTTTCCAAAGCTCTACTGGCTGCTGCCGGATCTAATCTTCAACAACTATGTGATGCCCAAGTACTGCAAAGTGATGGAAGTCGACGGGATGTTGTAGCTGGAGATTTCATCGAGACAGGACCAGCCAATTTGCAGTGCCAGAAAGTCTACCATTCTCATTGCCCAAGTTTCAAGGAGAAAGATGCATCTAAG ATTTTGCAGTCAATGATAAAGAAGATACTCGTTCAAGCAAATAAAAGCGGTATGGCATCCATTTCTATTCCTGCAATTGGTACAGGGAATCTGGGATTTCCCCGTGACGTCACAGCACGTGTTATGTACGAAGCAGTTGCAGAATTCAGCAAAGAGAATGCAACAAGTTCCTTAATTGACATTCGCTTCTGGGTTTATGATAAAGACATCCCAACTATTCAG GCATTTGAAACAGAAATGCAGCAACGCACCGCTATCGCACCAATCCCCACGTCGGCGGCAGATACCACCATACCTCAAAAGAAGAAGCCGAAGAGGAAATTGAAGAAGTCCGCATCAACAAAATCTTTGCCAGTTCCAG AGCCCTATGAAGTCGAAGAACCAATAGTCGAGGCACCAGTTATGGAATCGTATCCAAGTGGCGATGTAGGGGTAGTCCATCAGAAACTAAATTTGGCTCAGTTACAGTGA
- the LOC140148088 gene encoding uncharacterized protein: protein MDSSEEENDDYEYEKERHQEKEYDAREDEAGEDDAEEDDAEEEEEDDEDDNVEEEEEEEEENGDDDDDEFSEPPEDFEHVEENQFRDIGKESSEESVSIDEQNIPAPASLRESNTSQEEIALSKQRGHVSKMAARFSDVDVDDSMKQKTTQRKTFDNSYKPNEEDSYGDTRIPDTENDEYQQNSRGRASRGRGRAGATSNRGAHSRGGRGGRGAKTPPKQFTPKKRENPRYQKKPRGGSAEKHEHDQERRKFNIEAHHTRSGSPYGQYRDNSQSRGRPRAHKDQGRQYDSRQEGFYVADDYDDGNTRYTEDSYRYGSLGYDSYQSNRGQNRGRRPQSYHDNSQYSYYEGGYDEDEMDYEMEYGNEQYRQNVRSRPRGRSNYANRGSRGQPRGRRGGPMDPRDYERPMASHSQTPRPGTHAKDNKGYGHNVEKIRVK, encoded by the coding sequence ATGGACTCATCCGAAGAAGAAAACGATGACTATGAGTATGAAAAAGAGCGACACCAGGAAAAAGAGTATGACGCAAGAGAGGATGAAGCAGGGGAGGATGACGCAGAAGAGGATGACgcagaagaggaggaggaggatgatgaAGACGATAAcgtagaggaggaggaggaagaggaggaagaaaatggagacgacgatgatgacgaaTTCAGTGAGCCACCTGAagactttgaacatgttgaagaaaatCAGTTTAGAGATATTGGAAAAGAAAGCAGCGAGGAGAGCGTTTCAATCGATGAACAGAATATTCCTGCACCAGCTTCCCTACGAGAAAGCAATACCTCCCAAGAAGAAATCGCTTTGTCGAAGCAGAGAGGACATGTTTCAAAAATGGCAGCTCGATTTAgtgatgtagatgtagatgattCGATGAAACAGAAAACCACGCAACGTAAAACTTTTGATAACAGCTATAAACCGAATGAAGAAGACAGTTATGGTGATACTAGAATACCAGATACTGAAAATGACGAATATCAACAAAACAGTCGTGGACGAGCCAGTAGAGGCCGTGGTCGTGCAGGCGCTACCAGTAATCGTGGTGCCCACAGCCGTGGTGGACGCGGTGGTCGGGGGGCCAAAACTCCTCCAAAACAATTTACGCCCAAAAAGCGCGAGAATCCACGTTATCAAAAGAAACCTCGCGGAGGTTCTGCCGAAAAACACGAACATGATCAAGAGCGGAGAAAATTCAATATCGAAGCCCATCATACAAGATCGGGATCACCTTATGGCCAATATCGCGACAATTCACAGTCCCGAGGCCGACCTCGAGCTCATAAAGACCAAGGAAGACAATATGACAGTAGACAGGAAGGGTTTTATGTggctgatgattatgatgatggtaaCACACGTTACACTGAAGACTCATATAGGTATGGTAGCCTTGGGTATGATAGCTATCAATCAAATCGTGGTCAAAATCGCGGAAGGAGACCCCAATCTTACCATGACAACAGTCAATACAGTTACTATGAAGGGGGCTACGACGAAGATGAAATGGATTATGAAATGGAATATGGAAACGAACAATATAGGCAAAATGTGAGAAGTAGACCAAGAGGCAGAAGTAATTATGCAAATCGAGGTTCACGTGGTCAACCCCGTGGGAGACGCGGCGGACCAATGGACCCTAGAGATTATGAAAGACCTATGGCTAGTCACAGTCAGACACCCAGGCCCGGAACGCATGCCAAAGACAACAAGGGCTATGGTCACAATGTTGAAAAGATCCGGGTAAAGTAG